From Verrucomicrobia bacterium S94, the proteins below share one genomic window:
- a CDS encoding sugar O-acetyltransferase: MKSEKEKMLAGEPYYSMGGELAAERETARALLKKMNIEQFDDPEGRRETLRKLLPNCADDIYVTPPFYCDYGYNIHCEEKVYLNFNCVFLDVCEIRIGARTLFAPNVQLYTAGHPLSATQRAAELEFGQPITIGKDCWLGGNVIVLPGVTIGDRVVIGAGSVVTKDIPSDALAVGNPAKVIRNIEENDAPQ; the protein is encoded by the coding sequence ATGAAATCCGAAAAAGAAAAAATGCTCGCCGGCGAACCCTATTATTCCATGGGCGGCGAACTGGCTGCCGAACGCGAAACGGCCCGGGCGCTGCTGAAAAAAATGAATATCGAGCAGTTCGATGACCCCGAAGGACGCCGGGAAACCCTTCGGAAGCTGCTGCCCAACTGCGCGGATGATATTTATGTGACCCCGCCCTTCTATTGCGATTACGGCTATAATATTCACTGCGAAGAAAAGGTTTACCTGAATTTCAACTGCGTTTTTCTCGATGTCTGCGAAATCCGCATCGGTGCACGGACCCTTTTCGCCCCGAATGTGCAGCTCTACACCGCCGGCCATCCCTTATCCGCCACGCAGCGGGCGGCCGAACTGGAATTCGGCCAACCCATCACCATCGGCAAAGACTGCTGGCTGGGCGGGAACGTCATTGTCCTTCCGGGCGTCACGATCGGTGACCGCGTGGTGATCGGAGCCGGTTCTGTCGTCACAAAGGATATCCCTTCCGATGCATTGGCCGTAGGCAATCCTGCAAAGGTCATCCGGAACATTGAGGAAAACGATGCACCGCAATGA
- a CDS encoding NUDIX domain-containing protein: protein MHRNDLLSRLRNYRKTWPNEKDTADRLIGFVETHPDCFERSLQVGHVTGSAWLVNKAGTHVLLTHHRKLDMWLQLGGHADGNTDIIDAARLEALEESGIRNLTLWNPEIFDIDIHRIPERKNEPAHFHHDIRFVFQCLENEDYIVSEESHDLQWVDIQSLEKFTHEESMLRMKRKWLQLLP, encoded by the coding sequence ATGCACCGCAATGACCTGCTTTCCAGACTCCGGAACTATCGCAAAACGTGGCCGAATGAAAAAGACACAGCGGACCGGCTGATCGGTTTTGTTGAAACCCATCCCGACTGTTTTGAACGCTCTTTGCAGGTTGGCCACGTTACCGGCTCCGCCTGGCTGGTGAATAAGGCGGGAACGCACGTCCTGCTCACCCATCACAGAAAACTCGATATGTGGCTGCAGCTCGGCGGACATGCCGACGGCAACACCGACATCATCGATGCCGCCCGGCTGGAAGCCCTCGAAGAATCCGGCATCCGCAATCTGACCCTGTGGAATCCCGAAATCTTCGACATCGATATTCACCGGATTCCTGAGCGTAAAAATGAACCGGCACATTTTCACCACGATATCCGCTTTGTGTTCCAATGTCTGGAAAACGAGGACTACATCGTATCCGAAGAATCGCACGATCTCCAATGGGTCGACATCCAATCCCTGGAAAAATTTACCCATGAAGAATCCATGCTTCGCATGAAACGGAAGTGGCTTCAATTGCTGCCATAA
- a CDS encoding DUF1679 domain-containing protein produces MNQHFTEITLNATGASALAESAIIQNLWSGYGKIVRVGLEYEVGTDRRAVPGTDKRARRSRPTPASVVVKHVQWPTSNRHPRGWNTGRSHERKVKSYQVETAFYRDFATRCDDSCRVPECYALETRGDEVFMVMEDLDASGFHLRKSHVTQDDIETCLSWLAHFHAEFMHEEPSNLWKTGTYWHLETRPDELQELDDLKLKNAAAAIDQQLKNSPFQTFVHGDAKLANFCFAENGDVAAVDFQYVGGGCGMKDVAYFISSCLSEDECEQQETRLLDVYFQCLEKALEKRGKNIDFQSLEKNWRALYPVAWTDFFRFLQGWSPGHWKIHAYSKRLAREVLEQL; encoded by the coding sequence ATGAATCAACATTTTACAGAAATCACCCTGAATGCCACCGGCGCTTCCGCGCTTGCTGAATCGGCAATCATCCAGAATCTGTGGAGCGGCTATGGAAAAATTGTGCGTGTAGGCCTGGAATATGAGGTAGGAACAGACCGCCGGGCTGTTCCCGGTACCGATAAGCGCGCTCGGCGATCGCGCCCTACCCCTGCCAGCGTCGTCGTCAAACATGTGCAGTGGCCGACATCAAACCGCCATCCGCGCGGCTGGAATACGGGACGTTCGCACGAACGCAAAGTGAAATCCTATCAGGTGGAAACTGCGTTTTATCGCGATTTCGCCACGCGCTGCGATGATTCCTGCCGCGTTCCGGAATGCTATGCCCTCGAAACCCGCGGCGATGAAGTGTTCATGGTGATGGAAGACCTCGATGCATCCGGGTTTCATTTGCGGAAAAGCCATGTGACGCAGGACGACATCGAAACCTGCCTTTCGTGGCTCGCCCACTTTCACGCCGAGTTTATGCACGAGGAACCTTCCAACCTTTGGAAAACCGGCACCTACTGGCACCTCGAAACCCGCCCCGACGAATTGCAGGAACTCGATGATCTGAAGCTGAAAAACGCCGCCGCTGCGATCGATCAGCAACTGAAAAATTCGCCCTTCCAGACCTTTGTGCACGGCGATGCCAAACTGGCCAATTTCTGTTTTGCGGAAAACGGGGACGTCGCGGCGGTCGATTTTCAATATGTCGGCGGCGGGTGCGGCATGAAAGACGTTGCCTATTTTATCAGCAGCTGCCTGAGCGAAGATGAATGCGAACAGCAGGAAACCCGGCTGCTTGATGTTTATTTCCAATGCCTGGAAAAGGCGCTGGAAAAACGCGGAAAAAACATCGACTTCCAATCATTGGAAAAAAACTGGCGCGCGTTGTACCCCGTGGCCTGGACCGATTTTTTCCGCTTCCTGCAGGGCTGGAGTCCGGGGCACTGGAAAATCCATGCCTACAGCAAACGGCTCGCCCGCGAAGTGCTGGAACAGCTGTAA
- a CDS encoding type II toxin-antitoxin system RelE/ParE family toxin, whose translation MNKHPKPLVWLKGEIKTPPLSKEARIEAGCLLRDLQEGIRLSLPHSRPMPAIGKRCHELRITDENSIWRIVYRIDPDAIVIADVFQKKTQQTPKRVVDESKRRLKQYDLI comes from the coding sequence ATGAACAAGCACCCCAAACCGCTTGTATGGCTGAAGGGCGAAATTAAAACGCCACCCCTCAGCAAGGAAGCCCGGATTGAAGCTGGCTGCCTGCTGAGAGATTTGCAGGAAGGAATTCGTCTCTCCCTGCCCCATTCACGCCCAATGCCCGCAATCGGGAAAAGGTGCCATGAGTTGAGAATCACAGATGAAAATTCGATTTGGAGAATTGTCTACCGTATAGATCCTGATGCCATCGTCATTGCTGATGTATTTCAAAAGAAAACACAGCAAACACCCAAGCGAGTGGTCGACGAAAGCAAACGCAGGCTCAAACAATACGATCTGATCTAG
- a CDS encoding S9 family peptidase produces MMKQLTTGLLIMTIAATAQNDPFQWLEEVDSEKAMAWVEQQNADTLNVLTNYPKYKAVYEKTLEILNSQERIAYPGIRDGYYYNFWQDAEYPRGVWRRTTPTEYAKKNPEWEVMLDVAELAEKENEKWSYKGVDVLAPDFDVALVKLSRGGGDAVVVREFDMHKKAFIENGFKLDEAKTRVSWLDRDTLLVGTDFGEGSLTSSGYPRQVKKWKRGTPLSEAELIFEGESSDVSVGAYVQRTAERNYVMVYRGISFYESKYRAYENGKLIPLDIPLTADLSGIFKNHLLVTPKKEWNVAGKTIAAGSLVALDYEALLKGKHAVSILFQPSEKDSLGDVSSTENQLIVRIFKGGRFDEFERHTFSNGKWAAEKIDAPEFGTLSVVSADDYSDRFFFTHESALRARALYFSEKPESEIVKMKSMPEFFDPSGFEVKLHEAVSKDGTKIPYSIVFPKSGKMDGSTPTLLYGYGGFEVSLRPFYSPVMGSTWLANGGAFAVANIRGGGEFGPAWHEAARKENKQKSYDDFIAVSEDLIKHGYASPETLGIQGGSNGGLLVGAVTMQRPDLFRAVVCEVPLLDMKRYHKLLAGASWMAEYGDPDNPDEWAYIKKYSPYQKLSKDRKYPEIFFKTTTRDDRVHPGHARKMAAKMAAMGHPVFYFENTEGGHGAGVTNEQRAQSTAISYVYLLKMLSK; encoded by the coding sequence ATGATGAAACAACTGACAACGGGACTACTGATCATGACGATAGCGGCAACGGCACAGAATGACCCTTTCCAATGGCTGGAAGAGGTCGACAGCGAAAAAGCGATGGCGTGGGTGGAGCAGCAGAATGCTGACACCCTCAATGTGCTGACCAACTATCCGAAATATAAAGCGGTCTATGAAAAGACACTGGAAATTCTGAACTCGCAGGAGCGTATCGCCTATCCCGGAATCCGCGACGGGTATTATTATAATTTCTGGCAGGACGCCGAATACCCGCGCGGCGTCTGGCGGCGCACCACGCCGACCGAATATGCAAAGAAAAATCCTGAGTGGGAAGTGATGCTCGACGTCGCCGAACTGGCCGAAAAAGAAAATGAAAAATGGTCCTACAAGGGCGTTGATGTGCTGGCCCCGGACTTTGACGTTGCGCTGGTTAAACTGTCGCGCGGCGGCGGAGATGCCGTCGTGGTGCGCGAATTTGATATGCATAAAAAAGCCTTCATTGAAAACGGCTTTAAACTCGATGAAGCCAAAACACGCGTCAGCTGGCTGGACCGCGACACCCTGCTGGTCGGCACCGATTTCGGCGAAGGTTCCCTGACGTCGTCCGGCTATCCGCGCCAGGTGAAAAAGTGGAAACGCGGCACCCCGCTGAGTGAAGCGGAACTGATCTTTGAAGGGGAAAGCTCCGACGTCAGCGTCGGGGCCTATGTGCAGCGGACCGCAGAGCGGAACTATGTGATGGTTTACCGGGGAATTTCATTTTATGAATCGAAATACCGCGCCTATGAAAACGGGAAACTGATCCCGCTCGATATTCCGCTGACCGCCGACCTCAGCGGTATCTTTAAAAACCATCTGCTGGTAACCCCGAAAAAAGAGTGGAACGTCGCGGGAAAAACCATTGCGGCGGGATCGCTGGTTGCGCTGGATTACGAGGCCTTGCTGAAGGGAAAACATGCGGTTTCCATCCTTTTCCAGCCCTCGGAAAAGGACAGCCTCGGCGATGTCTCCTCCACGGAAAACCAGCTGATTGTACGGATCTTCAAAGGCGGCCGTTTCGATGAATTTGAGCGCCATACGTTCAGCAATGGAAAATGGGCGGCGGAAAAAATCGATGCCCCGGAATTCGGCACGCTTTCCGTGGTTTCGGCCGACGATTATTCCGACCGCTTTTTCTTCACCCACGAAAGCGCTCTGCGGGCACGCGCCCTCTACTTTTCGGAAAAGCCGGAATCCGAAATCGTGAAAATGAAAAGTATGCCGGAATTTTTTGATCCCTCCGGATTCGAAGTCAAACTGCATGAAGCGGTTTCCAAAGACGGCACAAAAATCCCCTACTCCATCGTCTTTCCAAAATCCGGAAAAATGGATGGCTCCACCCCGACCCTGCTCTACGGTTACGGCGGATTTGAAGTTTCTCTGCGTCCGTTCTATTCCCCGGTCATGGGCTCCACCTGGCTGGCCAACGGCGGCGCGTTTGCGGTGGCCAATATCCGCGGCGGCGGCGAGTTCGGCCCGGCCTGGCACGAAGCCGCCCGGAAAGAAAACAAACAGAAATCCTACGATGATTTTATCGCCGTTTCGGAAGACCTGATCAAACACGGCTATGCCTCGCCGGAAACCCTCGGCATTCAGGGCGGCAGCAACGGCGGCCTGCTCGTCGGGGCCGTCACCATGCAGCGGCCCGACCTTTTCCGCGCAGTGGTCTGCGAAGTGCCCCTGCTGGATATGAAGCGCTATCACAAACTGCTCGCCGGGGCCAGCTGGATGGCGGAATACGGCGATCCCGACAACCCCGACGAATGGGCCTACATCAAAAAATATTCGCCCTACCAGAAGTTGTCCAAGGATCGGAAATATCCGGAAATCTTCTTCAAAACCACCACGCGCGACGATCGGGTCCATCCCGGCCACGCCCGTAAAATGGCCGCGAAAATGGCCGCCATGGGCCACCCCGTTTTCTACTTTGAAAACACCGAAGGCGGCCACGGCGCCGGCGTCACCAACGAACAGCGCGCCCAATCCACCGCCATCAGCTATGTCTACCTGCTGAAGATGCTTTCAAAGTAA
- a CDS encoding inositol monophosphatase, with protein MKLNANHLNSLCSIAIEAAEAAGKHIAETRPLDIRQDKEGDNLASQVLTEVDGQSQDIVLRILEPTFAEFDLALLTEESPDDGSRLEKDYFWCIDPIDGTLPFIEAVPGYSVSIALVSKTGIPEIGVVYDPVEHTLYHAVRGGGAFRNSKPWKIRVHGSQLQIITDRSVAEFPYCGQVADALGARVKAQGGGVMNALWCLESPPACYFKFPKEQPGGGCFWDYAATACMYTEIGAVVSDMSGNPLNFNAEYNRFNRVGILFATDPELARRVIQLKEQIQP; from the coding sequence ATGAAACTGAATGCAAACCACTTGAATTCGCTGTGCAGTATCGCCATTGAAGCCGCAGAGGCGGCGGGAAAGCATATTGCCGAAACACGGCCGCTGGACATCCGGCAGGATAAAGAAGGCGATAATCTGGCGTCGCAGGTGCTGACGGAAGTCGACGGCCAGAGTCAGGACATCGTGCTGCGGATACTGGAGCCGACGTTTGCCGAATTTGATCTCGCGCTGCTGACCGAGGAGAGCCCGGATGACGGCAGCCGGCTGGAAAAGGATTATTTCTGGTGCATTGATCCCATCGATGGAACGCTTCCGTTTATTGAGGCCGTACCGGGCTATTCGGTTTCGATTGCGCTGGTTTCGAAAACCGGTATTCCTGAGATCGGTGTGGTGTATGACCCGGTGGAACACACGCTTTATCATGCCGTCCGGGGCGGCGGCGCATTTCGGAATTCCAAACCCTGGAAGATCCGCGTTCATGGATCGCAGCTACAAATCATTACCGACCGCAGCGTGGCGGAATTTCCATATTGCGGGCAGGTTGCCGATGCGCTCGGAGCACGTGTAAAAGCTCAGGGCGGCGGCGTCATGAATGCCCTCTGGTGCCTGGAAAGTCCGCCGGCCTGCTATTTCAAATTTCCGAAAGAGCAGCCGGGCGGCGGCTGCTTCTGGGATTATGCCGCAACGGCCTGCATGTATACCGAAATCGGGGCGGTCGTTTCCGATATGAGCGGCAATCCCCTGAATTTTAATGCCGAATATAACCGGTTCAACCGCGTCGGCATTCTGTTTGCAACCGATCCGGAGCTGGCCCGCCGGGTGATTCAACTGAAGGAACAGATACAGCCGTGA
- a CDS encoding antitoxin, translated as MKKEYDLENMEWRRNPYAKQLKKQITIRMGVDIIDYFKSLAEETGIPYQNLINSYLRDCVVHHKKPSMKWAS; from the coding sequence ATGAAAAAAGAATATGATTTAGAAAATATGGAATGGAGAAGAAATCCATACGCCAAACAGTTGAAAAAGCAAATCACAATCCGGATGGGTGTTGATATTATTGATTACTTTAAATCATTGGCAGAGGAAACGGGTATCCCCTACCAAAACCTGATCAATTCATACCTTCGTGATTGTGTTGTCCATCACAAGAAACCATCCATGAAATGGGCATCATAA
- a CDS encoding ATP-binding cassette domain-containing protein has translation MASEINRIRDQFQSGLWPQFVEHIELENLRSWKQQGVNFKFPVTAVVGENGTGKSTLLKALACAYENPVDVKKSKRLLDHPLCSLARC, from the coding sequence ATGGCCTCTGAAATAAATAGAATACGCGATCAATTTCAATCAGGGCTTTGGCCTCAGTTTGTTGAGCACATAGAGCTTGAAAACCTAAGAAGTTGGAAACAACAGGGAGTAAACTTTAAGTTCCCAGTAACAGCGGTTGTTGGAGAGAATGGAACAGGAAAGAGCACCTTACTCAAAGCTCTTGCTTGTGCATATGAAAATCCTGTTGATGTGAAAAAAAGTAAGCGTCTTTTGGATCACCCCCTATGCAGCCTCGCGAGATGCTGA
- a CDS encoding IS66 family transposase, with amino-acid sequence MDFNRENFDLLLEKSASFEALESESEQLKSKIKILEEKVQYLLKKLFGRSSEKLSPDQMELAFEELYALQKQLEEAEESADEMPQPEDPKDSRRGKRKPLKERVPEDLPVERVVIIPDEVQEEPELYKKIGEETVEELDVVPSRYFRRIIVREKYVLIDDREAAPVIAPAPERLIQNSYASAGLIAQIILNKYCDHLPLYRQEWILKYRYDIEVSRKTMGNWMYLTANWLTMIYESLRNEIRQSGYIQADETVIKHQDKQKDYCPNGYLWVYHSPGVGALFEWFASRANECLDGMLTDFSGYLQSDGYEAYPCWLNKPDHTEEKESIIHAGCWAHARRKFVEAGDSISRKIVKHIAKLYRIETDLRKTPELDRSAVRQKDASPILEKLKTILEREKTRQLPKSKLGEAIRYTLSRWDSLTHYVDHSRLEIDNNLVENAIRPTAIGKKNFLFFGSPDSGQTSAVIYSLVETCRKLDINPADYLREVLDALPTMDSRDAPDWTPAQWKARRENAEPAPSSKTLSASREAA; translated from the coding sequence ATGGATTTTAATCGGGAAAACTTCGATCTGCTGCTGGAGAAGAGCGCTTCTTTTGAAGCGCTCGAATCCGAAAGTGAGCAGCTTAAATCCAAAATAAAAATCCTGGAAGAGAAGGTTCAGTATCTGCTGAAGAAACTGTTCGGGCGCAGTTCGGAAAAACTGAGTCCGGATCAGATGGAGCTGGCCTTTGAAGAACTCTACGCATTGCAGAAGCAGCTGGAGGAGGCCGAAGAGTCGGCGGATGAGATGCCGCAACCGGAGGATCCAAAAGACTCTCGTCGCGGGAAACGTAAACCACTGAAAGAACGGGTGCCGGAAGATCTGCCTGTTGAACGGGTTGTGATCATTCCGGATGAAGTACAGGAAGAACCGGAGCTCTATAAGAAAATTGGCGAAGAAACGGTTGAAGAACTCGACGTGGTTCCGTCCCGTTACTTTCGTCGTATTATTGTCCGCGAAAAATATGTCCTGATCGATGATCGTGAAGCCGCTCCGGTGATTGCCCCGGCCCCGGAGCGACTGATTCAAAACAGCTATGCCTCAGCCGGACTCATCGCACAGATTATTCTGAACAAATACTGCGACCATCTTCCCCTGTATCGACAGGAATGGATTTTAAAGTATCGGTACGATATCGAAGTCAGTCGGAAAACGATGGGCAACTGGATGTATCTGACGGCCAATTGGCTGACGATGATTTATGAATCCCTTCGAAATGAAATTCGACAAAGTGGATATATTCAGGCCGACGAAACTGTTATCAAGCATCAGGACAAGCAAAAGGACTACTGTCCTAACGGATACCTATGGGTTTATCACAGCCCGGGGGTCGGCGCGCTGTTCGAATGGTTCGCAAGCCGGGCCAATGAGTGTCTGGACGGAATGCTCACGGATTTTTCCGGCTATCTGCAAAGCGACGGCTACGAAGCGTATCCATGCTGGTTGAATAAACCGGACCACACTGAAGAAAAAGAATCCATCATCCATGCAGGGTGCTGGGCCCATGCACGTCGCAAGTTCGTAGAGGCCGGCGACTCCATCTCGCGCAAAATCGTCAAACACATCGCCAAGCTCTACCGCATCGAAACCGACCTGCGGAAGACGCCTGAACTCGACCGATCCGCAGTTCGTCAGAAGGACGCATCACCCATCCTGGAAAAACTGAAAACCATTCTGGAGCGAGAAAAGACACGTCAGCTCCCGAAAAGCAAACTCGGCGAAGCCATTCGCTACACTCTGAGCCGGTGGGACAGCCTCACTCATTATGTCGATCACAGCCGCCTGGAAATCGACAACAACCTCGTGGAGAATGCCATCCGGCCCACGGCCATCGGCAAGAAGAACTTCCTGTTCTTCGGCAGCCCGGACTCCGGACAGACCAGCGCAGTCATTTACAGCCTGGTCGAAACCTGTCGCAAACTCGATATCAACCCCGCCGACTATCTGAGAGAAGTCCTGGACGCCCTGCCGACCATGGACAGTCGGGATGCCCCCGACTGGACGCCAGCCCAATGGAAGGCGCGCCGGGAAAACGCCGAACCTGCTCCATCATCCAAGACCTTATCAGCATCTCGCGAGGCTGCATAG
- a CDS encoding BrnT family toxin has protein sequence MEFFNSDHSEIEDRFLLLGQSFSLRTLMVCHCYREDESVIRIISARKATTKERNIYRRNKR, from the coding sequence ATGGAGTTTTTCAACTCTGACCATTCAGAAATTGAAGATCGATTTTTACTCTTAGGTCAGAGTTTCAGTTTAAGAACATTAATGGTGTGTCACTGTTACAGAGAAGATGAATCGGTAATCCGAATCATCTCTGCCCGAAAAGCAACGACCAAGGAACGAAATATTTACCGGAGGAACAAGCGATGA
- a CDS encoding ATP-binding protein, whose product MKLSYELLTNCRAAVNSSPTCFLSIVIHADTVSANRKPDYGVDEETFTKKTYYPSQFFIDTQWETLTNCKISYRVKLGDTIRSFNIRKPSQRWKYPKERLQRNVFILDISRTLPLDATVGYAKLAKQAQEEVSDVALSKENRDYLSFILGRKYSSARFATTDFDDSKQVGLLTREFGEMSQFHQGAGEDATLDLFQLFETLPNHSLLIIDEVEASLHPKAQRRLTKYLLSLSRLKRIQVVLSTHSPYVLEELPSEARILLTPNEQGSISVVPNVSTEFSMSKMDDSDNPELHIYVEDSDAQILAYEILKKHDPDDQVLPRAKCVVVGPANVVQTMGMLSHRKQLPYSGLGLLDGDIEESEGCINLPGTTPPEILVFNDLKIMNWPNLDSRFGVGAGTLFTILDESMLEPDHHNWTRIVGDKIRMSAKNVWQILCKEWVYECMDQTTGETIKEAILAKLNAA is encoded by the coding sequence ATGAAACTGAGCTACGAACTCCTGACGAACTGCCGCGCTGCGGTAAACTCGTCTCCGACATGTTTCTTGAGTATTGTTATCCATGCCGATACCGTATCAGCGAATCGCAAGCCTGACTACGGGGTCGACGAAGAGACGTTTACGAAAAAAACATACTATCCATCTCAATTTTTCATTGATACTCAGTGGGAAACTTTAACGAATTGCAAAATATCATACAGAGTAAAGCTGGGTGATACGATTCGATCATTCAATATCAGAAAGCCTTCCCAAAGGTGGAAATATCCCAAGGAACGGTTACAGCGAAATGTTTTCATTTTAGACATATCCAGAACACTCCCTTTAGATGCTACCGTTGGATATGCTAAGTTAGCAAAACAAGCGCAAGAAGAGGTTTCTGATGTAGCATTAAGCAAAGAGAATAGAGATTATTTATCCTTTATTCTAGGAAGAAAGTATTCAAGCGCCAGATTCGCAACCACAGACTTTGATGATAGTAAGCAAGTCGGCTTGCTTACACGTGAGTTTGGAGAAATGTCTCAATTTCATCAAGGCGCAGGAGAAGATGCTACGCTTGACTTGTTTCAGTTATTCGAGACTCTTCCAAATCATTCTCTACTGATTATTGATGAGGTTGAAGCATCGCTTCATCCCAAGGCGCAAAGGCGCTTAACTAAATACCTCTTGTCTCTTTCTAGATTAAAAAGAATTCAAGTCGTTCTTAGCACCCATAGCCCGTATGTTTTAGAAGAATTACCTTCTGAGGCAAGAATACTCCTAACTCCAAATGAGCAAGGTTCAATAAGTGTTGTTCCCAATGTTTCAACTGAATTCTCAATGAGTAAAATGGATGATTCTGATAATCCCGAATTGCACATATATGTTGAGGATAGTGACGCTCAAATTTTAGCTTATGAAATATTGAAAAAGCATGATCCTGACGATCAGGTTTTGCCTAGAGCAAAATGCGTAGTAGTCGGGCCTGCCAATGTTGTTCAGACTATGGGTATGCTGTCACATAGAAAACAGCTTCCCTATTCTGGATTAGGTTTACTAGATGGTGATATCGAGGAATCTGAAGGATGCATCAATTTACCAGGCACGACACCACCAGAAATACTGGTTTTTAATGATCTAAAAATAATGAACTGGCCAAATCTAGATTCGAGATTTGGTGTCGGAGCAGGAACTTTGTTTACAATCCTCGACGAATCAATGCTAGAGCCTGATCATCATAATTGGACAAGAATCGTCGGAGATAAAATCCGAATGAGCGCGAAGAACGTATGGCAAATACTCTGCAAGGAATGGGTTTATGAATGTATGGATCAAACAACTGGAGAAACAATAAAAGAAGCCATTCTTGCTAAACTCAATGCAGCATAA
- a CDS encoding glyoxalase, which yields MIVNTLSACIATEKVEESRDFYVKYFDAEVTFDCGWYVNLQFGKETSELQFMAPQDPAPPACNPAGLIYNFSVDDVDSEYQRLTEAGLTPVMPLEDHPWGDRGFSVLDPNGVSLYIFSEREPSEEFKHYYKNPVGDV from the coding sequence ATGATCGTTAACACATTGTCGGCATGCATAGCCACAGAGAAGGTTGAAGAATCACGCGATTTCTATGTGAAGTATTTCGATGCCGAAGTCACATTTGATTGCGGGTGGTATGTGAATCTGCAGTTTGGAAAAGAAACATCGGAACTGCAGTTTATGGCCCCTCAAGATCCCGCTCCGCCGGCCTGTAATCCGGCCGGGTTGATTTATAATTTTTCCGTAGATGATGTTGATTCAGAATATCAACGTCTCACGGAGGCGGGCCTCACTCCGGTTATGCCTCTCGAAGATCATCCCTGGGGCGATCGAGGCTTTTCCGTCCTCGATCCCAATGGAGTCAGCCTTTACATCTTTTCTGAACGAGAACCCTCTGAGGAATTCAAACACTATTACAAAAACCCGGTGGGTGACGTTTGA
- a CDS encoding transposase, which produces MLSLTGSLRVFLAVEPVDLRKSFNGLHTVVLEQLKEDPCSGALFVFTNRRRTLIKSLYWDGTGMWVMIKRLEQGRFTWPKGVTGDDKKLELAPESLSLLLDGVDLRRGSLKPWYQR; this is translated from the coding sequence ATGCTGAGCCTAACAGGATCGCTGCGGGTGTTTCTTGCCGTGGAGCCGGTTGATTTGCGGAAGAGTTTTAACGGGTTGCATACCGTTGTGCTCGAACAACTGAAGGAAGATCCCTGTTCCGGGGCGTTGTTTGTTTTTACGAACCGGCGAAGAACCTTGATCAAATCGCTTTACTGGGATGGAACGGGAATGTGGGTGATGATTAAGCGGTTGGAGCAGGGGCGCTTTACCTGGCCGAAAGGCGTAACGGGCGATGATAAAAAGCTGGAGCTTGCCCCGGAATCCCTATCGCTTCTACTGGACGGAGTGGATCTCAGACGCGGCTCTCTCAAGCCGTGGTATCAGCGATAA
- a CDS encoding XRE family transcriptional regulator, with product MNAEKIKKLEAAGFTVGDAQEFLNLTDEEMAYIEIKRALSQHLREKRKSKKLTQSQAAKLMHTSQSRFAKMEHAEKTVSIDLLVRANLALGATPGELKHAL from the coding sequence ATGAACGCCGAAAAAATAAAAAAACTTGAAGCTGCTGGATTTACCGTAGGAGATGCACAGGAATTCCTGAATCTGACCGATGAGGAGATGGCCTATATCGAAATTAAGCGCGCCCTCAGCCAGCACCTACGTGAAAAACGGAAGTCGAAAAAACTTACCCAGAGCCAGGCCGCTAAACTGATGCACACCAGTCAGAGCCGTTTCGCGAAGATGGAACACGCTGAAAAAACTGTATCCATCGATCTGCTTGTGCGTGCCAATCTCGCACTCGGAGCAACTCCCGGCGAACTCAAACATGCCCTCTGA